In the genome of Hevea brasiliensis isolate MT/VB/25A 57/8 chromosome 14, ASM3005281v1, whole genome shotgun sequence, the window AAGCTTCTCTCCTTTAGGTCCCAAATAATAAGCCCTCAAAGCTAAAAGATTTGGGTGTCTGATTTTACCAAGAGCATTAACCTCGGTTTCGAATTCTCTCTGGCTTTTGGTGACCCTTTCTCTTAGTCTTTTCACTGCAACTTGATTCCCATCCTCTAACGTGGCCTTATAGACAGTCCCATAAGTGCTCTTTCCCATAATTTCCGCAGTTGCACACAAGAGATCATCTGCTGTAAAAGCTAAGGGCCCATCAAAATGGACTAGTTTCCCTCCAGCTTCTCCACCGGATTCAACTTCACCAGCGACTGGTGGGGCTCCCTTTCCACCTCCTGCTGCTGCAGCAGCCCTCGCTGTGGCTTGACCATCATTTGCTTTCGATGCTGCCCTTTTCCTTATCAAGCAAAAGAGTAGAATGCAGCAAAGTACAATTAGCACAATGAGAAGAGCTCCGGCAGCAATGAGAATTATGTCTTTAGTACTCAGTTTACGATGTTGTTTTTTGGGCTTCTCTGGTGGTGGAGCTGGGACACTCTGGGAAGGTGCTTGAGAAGGACATGGAGCTGCACCTTTAAATCCACATAATTGAATATTACCTACAAAAGaacttgaattgaatttttgggaTAGAGGAGTAGGAACAGGACCAGAGAGGTTATTGTAAGAAACATTGAAAGAAACAAGATTTTGTAGGTTGTCTAGGGAATCTGGGATTTCTCCACTGAGCTTGTTCTGTGATAAATCAAGTTGTGTGATTGTGGAAATGTTTCCTAATGTTGCAGGAATGTGACCAATAAATtggtttctcttcaaatttagaACAGAAAGGTTATGCAATCTGCCAAGAGCTTCTGGGATTTGTTTATCAAGGTTGTTGTTCTCGAGATTTAACAGAACAAGTGAGGATAGATTAGAGAGACTAGTAGGCAAGCTTCCATTAATGGCATTGTTGGAAATATCTAATGTTCTTAGCCTAGAGAGCCCACCTATTTCAACTGGAATGGCTCCAGTGATTTGGTTGTGACTAAGGGAAATCTCTTGGAGCTCACTTAACTTGCCCAGAGAAGCAGGCATGCTTCCagagaggaagttatggccaaggGTTAAGTACTGAAGTTGAAAGAAGTTGGCATTGTTTGGTCTTACACCCCAAGAGTCAGGGATGGAGCCAGAGAGGTTATTATATTGGAGATCAAGGAAAATGAGAGAGGAAGAACGAATGAGGTTAAGTGGGATGGAACCTGACAATGAATTATAGCTCAGGTTGAGTCTAAAAAGCTTGGTAGCATTTGCAAGGCTCTCTGGGATAGTCCCAGTGAGAGAGTTGTTACTAAGGTCTAGAGTCTGAAGCAAAAGGCAAGAACCTAAAGAAGGAGGGATTGAACCCGAAAGCCGGTTATTGAATAATTGAACTCCTCTGAGACTGGGCATAATTCCCAGTGTCTTTGGGATTGAGCCACCTATGAGATTGTCATGAAGGCTGAGCTTTCGAAGTGCTTGAAGTTGGCCAATTTTATCAGTAATCCTGCCTCCTAATCCTTTCCAAGGAAGCTGGATTACAATAACTTGGCCTTGAGCACACTTGATTCCAATCCAACCTCCAGAACAAGCACCATAACCACTATCATTCCAGCTCTTCAAGAACCCTTTTGTGTCAACTAGCTCTGCTTTAAAGGCTTGCAATGCTTGAAAATCAGCTTGGGTGACAACTACACCATCCCAATCTTGGCTTGAAACAGGTTGAATGGCACAAACGAGCAGCTGAAGAAACAAGAAAAGAACCAGCGTATAGTGCAAAAAGGGTACTTTCAATTCCAACTGAATCTTCCATTTCTCCTTCTTCTTATTGGCAATACAACTCCCATCTGCAAAACTTCGAAAAGGG includes:
- the LOC110633506 gene encoding probably inactive leucine-rich repeat receptor-like protein kinase IMK2; its protein translation is MENPNTRFINFCRYPFRSFADGSCIANKKKEKWKIQLELKVPFLHYTLVLFLFLQLLVCAIQPVSSQDWDGVVVTQADFQALQAFKAELVDTKGFLKSWNDSGYGACSGGWIGIKCAQGQVIVIQLPWKGLGGRITDKIGQLQALRKLSLHDNLIGGSIPKTLGIMPSLRGVQLFNNRLSGSIPPSLGSCLLLQTLDLSNNSLTGTIPESLANATKLFRLNLSYNSLSGSIPLNLIRSSSLIFLDLQYNNLSGSIPDSWGVRPNNANFFQLQYLTLGHNFLSGSMPASLGKLSELQEISLSHNQITGAIPVEIGGLSRLRTLDISNNAINGSLPTSLSNLSSLVLLNLENNNLDKQIPEALGRLHNLSVLNLKRNQFIGHIPATLGNISTITQLDLSQNKLSGEIPDSLDNLQNLVSFNVSYNNLSGPVPTPLSQKFNSSSFVGNIQLCGFKGAAPCPSQAPSQSVPAPPPEKPKKQHRKLSTKDIILIAAGALLIVLIVLCCILLFCLIRKRAASKANDGQATARAAAAAGGGKGAPPVAGEVESGGEAGGKLVHFDGPLAFTADDLLCATAEIMGKSTYGTVYKATLEDGNQVAVKRLRERVTKSQREFETEVNALGKIRHPNLLALRAYYLGPKGEKLLVFDYMPKGSLAAFLHARGPDTPIDWPTRMRIAQGMTRGLFYLHNHENIMHGNLTSSNVLLDENANARIADYGLSRLMTTAANTNVIATAGALGYRAPELSKLEKANTKTDVYSLGVIILELLTGKSPGDAMNGVDLPQWVASNVKEEWTNEVFDLELMKDAPTIGDELLNTLKLALHCVDPSPSARPEVQQVLHQLEEIRPETTAAASSGPSGTGDGAGVPSISD